A window of Stutzerimonas stutzeri genomic DNA:
GCTCGTACGCAGGGTCCTGCGTAGAGGGATAGGGGCTCTTGACGCGGTCGGTGATCGGTGGCGGCAGCAGGTCGCGTGTCGCTGCGCGCAGGATGCTCTTCTCGCGGCCATCGAAGGCCTTAAGCGACCATGGGATGTTGAAGGCGTACTCGACCAGTCGGTGGTCGCAGAACGGAACCCGGACCTCGAGTCCGACCGCCATGCTCATGCGGTCCTTGCGATCGAGCAGCGTTTGCACGAAGCGCGTTAGGTTCAGGTAGCTGAGCTCTCGCATCCGCCGCTCGACCGGACTCTCGCCGACAAGCATGGGTGTTTCGGCGATGGCCTGGCGGTAGCTGTCGGCGAGGAATACAGGCATGTCGAGCTGGCGCAGCAGCCCGTGGTCGAACAGTGTCTTGCCGTCGAAGTACTTGCCGGTGACGGACGTCAGCCAGGGAAAGGTGCCTGCCTCGATCGCCTCCGGGTCATGGAACCACCGATAGCCGCCGAACACCTCATCGGCGCTTTCCCCGGAGAGCGCCACGGTCGAATGCTTGCGCACCTCCTCGAACAGGCGATACAGCGACGGCCACATGTCGCCCCAGTACGCCGGTGGAAGGTCAAGCGCGCGCACGACCTGACGGCGCAGGATCGGATCGGCAAGCTCGGCACTGTCCAGGATGATCTCGCCGTGCGTGCAGTGGATTCGTGCAACCAGTTCGCGGACGAAGGGCGCATCCGGCGTTCCCCGAACCGCGTCGCCGGCGAAGCCCTGGCCGTGTTCTCGAAAGTCCACCGAGAAGGAGCGAATGTTCGCTTTACCGGCCTCGAGCAGCTTCTTCGATGCGAGCGCAGTGATCACGGACGAGTCCAGACCGCCGGACAGGAGGCTGCACAGGGGAACATCTGCCACGATTTGACGCTCGACGATATCCTCCAGCAGGTCACGCGTATGCCGAACGGTTTGCTCCAGCGAATCGGAGTGCTCGCGTGCCTCAAGGCGCCAGTAGCGCCGCTTCCTCAGCCCTCGGCGATCGACCCGAACGACTTCGCCGGGCAGAACCTCGTACATGCCATGGAAGACGGCATGGCCGGGGGTTTTGACCATCTCCAGTATTTCTCGAAGGCCGTCCGCACGGACTCGGCGCGGCACGCTCGGGTTGGCCAAAAGGGCCTTCGGCTCGGATCCGAAGATGACACCGTCCGCAGTGGGGTAGTAGTACAAGGGCTTGACGCCCATGCGGTCGCGGACGAGAAGCAGGCTTTCCTGCCGTCGATCCCAGATGGCGAAGGCGTACATGCCGTTGAGCCGGTCGACGAAGTTTTCCCCCCATTCGAGATATGCGCGAAGGACCACTTCGGTATCGCTGCGGTTTTCGAAACGATGTCCGCGCAGCTGCAGTTCTGCACGCAGCTCGCGGAAGTTGTAGATCTCCCCGCTATAGGTAATGGCCGCTGCCTGTTTACCGTCCGCCTGGCGAGCCAGCATCGGCTGCTTGCCGCCCTCCAGATCGATGATCGAAAGGCGGCGATGGCCGAGGCCGACCGGGCCGTCGATCCAGGTTCCCTGCGCATCGGGGCCCCGCCGGGCCATCGAGTCGGTCATGCGCTGCAGGACGTTCTCGTGTTCCCGCATGTCCTGGCTGTAGAACAGCCATCCTGTGATTCCACACATAGTTGTCTCCTGATTAGCCAAGGCTTTCGAGGTCGCTGTCTTCGCCGAGCAGGACCCGGTTCTGGGAGCGGATGTAGCGCGCGGGAACTGCGGCTGCCTTGGCGCGCGTCTCCAGCGTGTTGAGCAGGCGCTGCAGCTTGATCGCGGTGCGCAGGTCGGCGAATGGCAAGTCCGGCTCGCGCCGTCTTGCTACCCAGAGCACCGCGTCCCGGCACAGGTGCGAGAGCTTGTGCAGTGTTTTCAGACCCGGCTCGCTGGGCGCCTCGCTCGTTTCGTGCAGCGTCAACTGCGTTCCGTCGCTGTCGCGCATCCAGATCCGCAGATGATCGTGGTCCCAGCACGGCGTATCGAAGGTCAGCCGTGCGTGGATGACATGCGCCTGGTCATCGACGAACGACCAGTCGACGGTGCGTTGGCGGACGACATTGACGAAACTGCTGTAGCCGGTGACGGGGACCTCGCCGAGCGTTGCGCCGACCATCACCGTGTCGAGCACTGCGGGGCCGGATATCGAGAAGTCCGATCGAACGCCGATCACCTCGTCGGCCGACCACTCACCCTCGGTGGGACAGATCCAGCTCACAAGGTCAAGGGCATGGATCACTTCGCTCGTAACGCCGCAGGTCGGGCGATAGTCGTTGATTCGGTCCTTCCCCCAGTTGAAGTGCGCCCGCACTAGACGCCAGCGATGCCGAGCGACCCACTCGCGAAGCGTCTGGCTCGCACTCGAGTAGCGCTCGACCAGGTTGAGGGAGAAGCCGTCGAGCGAGGCGAGGGCGGAGTCGATGGGTCCGAGGTCGTCAGCCGGTGTTGCCAGCGGTTTTTCGCAGATGACGAATCCGCGGTACCCGCCCAGCTGGCGCAGAACTGCAGCATGGCTCACGTCATTGACGCTGACCACGACGAGGTCCGGTCCGAACGCCTCGAGCGCCTCGTCGATGGTCCCGATTCGCTCGAGCGTGCTCGGCCTTTCGCGACGATCCAGATAGGCAATCGACATCGCGATACGGCACGTACGACCGACGTGCTCGAGTGCGTGCTGCCAGCGCAGTCCCGCATAGCCCAAGCCGATGATGAGCACCTTCATGTCGGCGCCTCCTGGCGGACCAGCAAGCGCTCGTTGCTGGGCTGGAAGCCAAGCGCGGAGTAGAGCTGCGCCCCGTCTTCTGTGGTTTGCAGCACGACGGTGCGTACCTCGCGCTTGTCGAACCAACGCAGGAGGGTTGTCATGAGCTCGCGCGCAATGCCCCTGGCACGGAACTGCGGTGCTACCACGACGGACTGCACCCACCCCGAGAGTCCGTTCGGGTTTGCGGCGGTGGGGGCCCTCGCGTCGATGATGCCGGTTGCGCAACCAATCACCTGGCCGGAGTCGCGATGCTCGACGGCCAGCACACGGACATTGTCGTTGGCGCCGAGGGTGCTGCTCAGCCAGGTCCGGTACGCCGCTCGCCAGCGCGCGCACGCTTCCGGCGTGCGACTGGAGTAGCTGGCGTTGGTGCCGTCGAGCAGTACCCCGCGCAGCTCGATCAGCATCGGGATGTCGAGCGTGGTTGCGCTGCGCACGTTGAACAACGAATCGCCCATCACACAACCTCCGTCTTGAAGGCGCTCGAAGCCCGGGGAATGGCGAAATGCGCGAAAGTCTCGTCCAGAGCTGCGGCCAGCTGTTCAATCTGCGCTTCGCTGTGGTTCGGCGTGGCGTTGATGCGAAAGCGCTCCGTGCCCACTGGTACCGACGGATAGTTGATCGGCTGGAGGTACACGCGGTGGGTATGGAGCAGGCGCTGGGCGGCAGCCTTGCACCGCTCCGCCTCGCCAACGAGAACGGGCAATACGTGCGTCTGCGAGCAGGGCATGACCGGGATGTCGTACTGCTTGAGCCGTTCACGAAGAAGCGCGGTCTTGGCGTGCAGCCGGGTGCGTTCGTCGTCGTTTGCCTTGAGGTACTCGACGCTTGCAAGGCAGCCGGCCGTAACCGCCGGTGGCAGCGAAGTGGTGAAGATGAAGCCGGTTGCGAAGGAACGCACGGCATCGACGATGACCTGGCTCGAGGCGATGTATCCGCCAATGACCCCGATGGCCTTGGCCATCGTCGCCTGGATGATGTCGATCTCGCCGGCCAGTCCGAGCTGGGCGGCAATGCCGTCACCGCGGGGACCGTACATGCCAACCGCATGAACCTCGTCCAGGTACGTCAGCGCGTTGTGGCGCTTGGCAACCTCGACGATACGTTCGATTGGCGCGATGTCGCCGTCCATTGAGTAGATTGACTCGAACACGACGAGCTTTGGTTGCCCGAGTGGGTAGCCAGACAGGATTTCATCAAGATGACGGGCATCGTTGTGCCTGAATACCTTGCGCTCGTTGGGTGTTGCCCGAATG
This region includes:
- the asnB gene encoding asparagine synthase (glutamine-hydrolyzing); translated protein: MCGITGWLFYSQDMREHENVLQRMTDSMARRGPDAQGTWIDGPVGLGHRRLSIIDLEGGKQPMLARQADGKQAAAITYSGEIYNFRELRAELQLRGHRFENRSDTEVVLRAYLEWGENFVDRLNGMYAFAIWDRRQESLLLVRDRMGVKPLYYYPTADGVIFGSEPKALLANPSVPRRVRADGLREILEMVKTPGHAVFHGMYEVLPGEVVRVDRRGLRKRRYWRLEAREHSDSLEQTVRHTRDLLEDIVERQIVADVPLCSLLSGGLDSSVITALASKKLLEAGKANIRSFSVDFREHGQGFAGDAVRGTPDAPFVRELVARIHCTHGEIILDSAELADPILRRQVVRALDLPPAYWGDMWPSLYRLFEEVRKHSTVALSGESADEVFGGYRWFHDPEAIEAGTFPWLTSVTGKYFDGKTLFDHGLLRQLDMPVFLADSYRQAIAETPMLVGESPVERRMRELSYLNLTRFVQTLLDRKDRMSMAVGLEVRVPFCDHRLVEYAFNIPWSLKAFDGREKSILRAATRDLLPPPITDRVKSPYPSTQDPAYEHALRQSLATIMQSQDAPVRPLLDTMQVQETLNRPLGDVSPMYDRMGMELAVGLNTWLTDLDVTLDL
- a CDS encoding Gfo/Idh/MocA family oxidoreductase, which translates into the protein MKVLIIGLGYAGLRWQHALEHVGRTCRIAMSIAYLDRRERPSTLERIGTIDEALEAFGPDLVVVSVNDVSHAAVLRQLGGYRGFVICEKPLATPADDLGPIDSALASLDGFSLNLVERYSSASQTLREWVARHRWRLVRAHFNWGKDRINDYRPTCGVTSEVIHALDLVSWICPTEGEWSADEVIGVRSDFSISGPAVLDTVMVGATLGEVPVTGYSSFVNVVRQRTVDWSFVDDQAHVIHARLTFDTPCWDHDHLRIWMRDSDGTQLTLHETSEAPSEPGLKTLHKLSHLCRDAVLWVARRREPDLPFADLRTAIKLQRLLNTLETRAKAAAVPARYIRSQNRVLLGEDSDLESLG
- a CDS encoding GNAT family N-acetyltransferase: MGDSLFNVRSATTLDIPMLIELRGVLLDGTNASYSSRTPEACARWRAAYRTWLSSTLGANDNVRVLAVEHRDSGQVIGCATGIIDARAPTAANPNGLSGWVQSVVVAPQFRARGIARELMTTLLRWFDKREVRTVVLQTTEDGAQLYSALGFQPSNERLLVRQEAPT
- the hemA gene encoding 5-aminolevulinate synthase; amino-acid sequence: MYQSLLREQLESLKSSNQYRTFTTLSRICGQYPLAKLQGSDREPVVVWCSNDYLGMSQHPAVRQQMHVALETYGAGSGGSRNIGGSHELYARLEASLAEWHGKEAALVFPTGFGSNDATLQCLLRQIPDCVVASDAMNHASIVNGIRATPNERKVFRHNDARHLDEILSGYPLGQPKLVVFESIYSMDGDIAPIERIVEVAKRHNALTYLDEVHAVGMYGPRGDGIAAQLGLAGEIDIIQATMAKAIGVIGGYIASSQVIVDAVRSFATGFIFTTSLPPAVTAGCLASVEYLKANDDERTRLHAKTALLRERLKQYDIPVMPCSQTHVLPVLVGEAERCKAAAQRLLHTHRVYLQPINYPSVPVGTERFRINATPNHSEAQIEQLAAALDETFAHFAIPRASSAFKTEVV